A window of Zingiber officinale cultivar Zhangliang chromosome 5A, Zo_v1.1, whole genome shotgun sequence contains these coding sequences:
- the LOC121981220 gene encoding G-box-binding factor 3-like isoform X1: MGNNEAATPSKTEKLPSPVQLQEQPALHPYADWAAMQAYYGPGMMHPYFSTSVVPGYAPHPYMWAPRPLVPPFGSPYAAMYPNGAYPHASMPLGSHAPHPGATEAVVMATPLNVEAPDISLGCKDKWLVTKLNATVGNKTSKNASGAHGNELSQSGYNSADGSSNGSDGSNSAGGSSNHVKVGSEDRPSSDERNIDSNINSANGGGKTSSKVSFGVSGTPTDIAGNRVRNKASPGPAQPLVVKNTGTPVPSSAIPMMPGCNGVPSELWIQDERTLKREKRKQSNRESARRSRLRKQAENEELGKKVDTLVAENTNLRSEISQLISSSDALRTENSVLLKKLKNLQTIHAEEPSLPNAEIEGAPSIVAVNLLSMIDKPNSISSGENLESGSADDPDGKLQQLLDTNPRTEVAETVLTMIPVTVQDK; this comes from the exons ATGGGAAATAATGAAGCTGCAACACCTTCAAAGACCGAGAAATTGCCTTCACCTGTGCAG TTGCAGGAGCAGCCTGCACTTCATCCATATGCTGACTGGGCAGCTATGCAG GCATATTATGGTCCTGGAATGATGCATCCTTATTTCAGCACTTCGGTTGTACCTGGTTATGCACCGCATCCATACATGTGGGCTCCTCGG CCGCTTGTTCCACCTTTTGGGTCACCATATGCTGCAATGTATCCAAATGGAGCTTATCCACACGCATCAATGCCTCTT GGTTCTCATGCACCACATCCTGGCGCAACTGAGGCAGTTGTG ATGGCAACCCCTTTGAACGTAGAAGCTCCTGATATATCATTGGGATGCAAGGACAAATGGTTAGTGACTAAGCTTAATGCAACTGTGggaaacaaaacttcaaagaatgCATCAGGTGCTCATGGGAATGAGCTGTCACAAAG CGGGTATAATAGTGCAGATGGGTCAAGTAATGGAAGTGATGGGAGTAATTCGGCAGGA GGGTCTAGCAACCACGTAAAGGTTGGTTCAGAAGATAGGCCATCATCAG ATGAAAGAAACATTGACTCAAATATCAATTCTGCTAATGGTGGAGGAAAAACTTCCTCCAAAGTCTCTTTTGGAGTTTCTGGGACACCTACTGATATTGCTGGAAATCGAGTGAGAAATAAAGCTTCCCCTGGTCCAGCACAACCATTGGTAGTGAAAAACACCGGCACCCCTGTCCCTTCATCAGCAATTCCTATGATGCCTGGTTGTAATGGCGTACCTTCTGAACTATGGATACAG GATGAGCGAACACTGAAACGGGAGAAAAGAAAACAGTCTAACAGAGagtctgccagaagatcaaggtTGAGAAAACAG GCTGAAAATGAGGAGCTTGGAAAGAAAGTGGATACCCTGGTTGCTGAAAACACAAATCTTCGCTCTGAAATTAGTCAACTTATCTCAAGCTCTGATGCACTGAGGACCGAAAACTCAGTTTTATTG AAGAAACTTAAGAATCTCCAAACAATCCACGCCGAGGAACCATCTCTTCCTAACGCAGAGATTGAAGGTGCACCATCAATTGTTGCTGTAAACTTACTGTCGATGATTGATAAACCAAACTCGATTAGCTCGGGTGAAAATCTAGAATCCGGCAGTGCTGATGACCCAGATGGCAAGCTTCAGCAGCTTCTTGACACTAATCCAAGAACAGAAGTTGCTGAAACTGTGTTGACCATGATTCCAGTGACTGTGCAGGACAAGTGA
- the LOC121981220 gene encoding G-box-binding factor 3-like isoform X2, with protein sequence MGNNEAATPSKTEKLPSPVQLQEQPALHPYADWAAMQAYYGPGMMHPYFSTSVVPGYAPHPYMWAPRPLVPPFGSPYAAMYPNGAYPHASMPLGSHAPHPGATEAVVMATPLNVEAPDISLGCKDKWLVTKLNATVGNKTSKNASGAHGNELSQSGYNSADGSSNGSDGSNSAGGSSNHVKVGSEDRPSSDERNIDSNINSANGGGKTSSKVSFGVSGTPTDIAGNRVRNKASPGPAQPLVVKNTGTPVPSSAIPMMPGCNGVPSELWIQDERTLKREKRKQSNRESARRSRLRKQAENEELGKKVDTLVAENTNLRSEISQLISSSDALRTENSVLLKLKNLQTIHAEEPSLPNAEIEGAPSIVAVNLLSMIDKPNSISSGENLESGSADDPDGKLQQLLDTNPRTEVAETVLTMIPVTVQDK encoded by the exons ATGGGAAATAATGAAGCTGCAACACCTTCAAAGACCGAGAAATTGCCTTCACCTGTGCAG TTGCAGGAGCAGCCTGCACTTCATCCATATGCTGACTGGGCAGCTATGCAG GCATATTATGGTCCTGGAATGATGCATCCTTATTTCAGCACTTCGGTTGTACCTGGTTATGCACCGCATCCATACATGTGGGCTCCTCGG CCGCTTGTTCCACCTTTTGGGTCACCATATGCTGCAATGTATCCAAATGGAGCTTATCCACACGCATCAATGCCTCTT GGTTCTCATGCACCACATCCTGGCGCAACTGAGGCAGTTGTG ATGGCAACCCCTTTGAACGTAGAAGCTCCTGATATATCATTGGGATGCAAGGACAAATGGTTAGTGACTAAGCTTAATGCAACTGTGggaaacaaaacttcaaagaatgCATCAGGTGCTCATGGGAATGAGCTGTCACAAAG CGGGTATAATAGTGCAGATGGGTCAAGTAATGGAAGTGATGGGAGTAATTCGGCAGGA GGGTCTAGCAACCACGTAAAGGTTGGTTCAGAAGATAGGCCATCATCAG ATGAAAGAAACATTGACTCAAATATCAATTCTGCTAATGGTGGAGGAAAAACTTCCTCCAAAGTCTCTTTTGGAGTTTCTGGGACACCTACTGATATTGCTGGAAATCGAGTGAGAAATAAAGCTTCCCCTGGTCCAGCACAACCATTGGTAGTGAAAAACACCGGCACCCCTGTCCCTTCATCAGCAATTCCTATGATGCCTGGTTGTAATGGCGTACCTTCTGAACTATGGATACAG GATGAGCGAACACTGAAACGGGAGAAAAGAAAACAGTCTAACAGAGagtctgccagaagatcaaggtTGAGAAAACAG GCTGAAAATGAGGAGCTTGGAAAGAAAGTGGATACCCTGGTTGCTGAAAACACAAATCTTCGCTCTGAAATTAGTCAACTTATCTCAAGCTCTGATGCACTGAGGACCGAAAACTCAGTTTTATTG AAACTTAAGAATCTCCAAACAATCCACGCCGAGGAACCATCTCTTCCTAACGCAGAGATTGAAGGTGCACCATCAATTGTTGCTGTAAACTTACTGTCGATGATTGATAAACCAAACTCGATTAGCTCGGGTGAAAATCTAGAATCCGGCAGTGCTGATGACCCAGATGGCAAGCTTCAGCAGCTTCTTGACACTAATCCAAGAACAGAAGTTGCTGAAACTGTGTTGACCATGATTCCAGTGACTGTGCAGGACAAGTGA
- the LOC121981220 gene encoding G-box-binding factor 3-like isoform X3 — protein MGNNEAATPSKTEKLPSPVQEQPALHPYADWAAMQAYYGPGMMHPYFSTSVVPGYAPHPYMWAPRPLVPPFGSPYAAMYPNGAYPHASMPLGSHAPHPGATEAVVMATPLNVEAPDISLGCKDKWLVTKLNATVGNKTSKNASGAHGNELSQSGYNSADGSSNGSDGSNSAGGSSNHVKVGSEDRPSSDERNIDSNINSANGGGKTSSKVSFGVSGTPTDIAGNRVRNKASPGPAQPLVVKNTGTPVPSSAIPMMPGCNGVPSELWIQDERTLKREKRKQSNRESARRSRLRKQAENEELGKKVDTLVAENTNLRSEISQLISSSDALRTENSVLLKKLKNLQTIHAEEPSLPNAEIEGAPSIVAVNLLSMIDKPNSISSGENLESGSADDPDGKLQQLLDTNPRTEVAETVLTMIPVTVQDK, from the exons ATGGGAAATAATGAAGCTGCAACACCTTCAAAGACCGAGAAATTGCCTTCACCTGTGCAG GAGCAGCCTGCACTTCATCCATATGCTGACTGGGCAGCTATGCAG GCATATTATGGTCCTGGAATGATGCATCCTTATTTCAGCACTTCGGTTGTACCTGGTTATGCACCGCATCCATACATGTGGGCTCCTCGG CCGCTTGTTCCACCTTTTGGGTCACCATATGCTGCAATGTATCCAAATGGAGCTTATCCACACGCATCAATGCCTCTT GGTTCTCATGCACCACATCCTGGCGCAACTGAGGCAGTTGTG ATGGCAACCCCTTTGAACGTAGAAGCTCCTGATATATCATTGGGATGCAAGGACAAATGGTTAGTGACTAAGCTTAATGCAACTGTGggaaacaaaacttcaaagaatgCATCAGGTGCTCATGGGAATGAGCTGTCACAAAG CGGGTATAATAGTGCAGATGGGTCAAGTAATGGAAGTGATGGGAGTAATTCGGCAGGA GGGTCTAGCAACCACGTAAAGGTTGGTTCAGAAGATAGGCCATCATCAG ATGAAAGAAACATTGACTCAAATATCAATTCTGCTAATGGTGGAGGAAAAACTTCCTCCAAAGTCTCTTTTGGAGTTTCTGGGACACCTACTGATATTGCTGGAAATCGAGTGAGAAATAAAGCTTCCCCTGGTCCAGCACAACCATTGGTAGTGAAAAACACCGGCACCCCTGTCCCTTCATCAGCAATTCCTATGATGCCTGGTTGTAATGGCGTACCTTCTGAACTATGGATACAG GATGAGCGAACACTGAAACGGGAGAAAAGAAAACAGTCTAACAGAGagtctgccagaagatcaaggtTGAGAAAACAG GCTGAAAATGAGGAGCTTGGAAAGAAAGTGGATACCCTGGTTGCTGAAAACACAAATCTTCGCTCTGAAATTAGTCAACTTATCTCAAGCTCTGATGCACTGAGGACCGAAAACTCAGTTTTATTG AAGAAACTTAAGAATCTCCAAACAATCCACGCCGAGGAACCATCTCTTCCTAACGCAGAGATTGAAGGTGCACCATCAATTGTTGCTGTAAACTTACTGTCGATGATTGATAAACCAAACTCGATTAGCTCGGGTGAAAATCTAGAATCCGGCAGTGCTGATGACCCAGATGGCAAGCTTCAGCAGCTTCTTGACACTAATCCAAGAACAGAAGTTGCTGAAACTGTGTTGACCATGATTCCAGTGACTGTGCAGGACAAGTGA
- the LOC121981220 gene encoding G-box-binding factor 3-like isoform X4, giving the protein MGNNEAATPSKTEKLPSPVQPALHPYADWAAMQAYYGPGMMHPYFSTSVVPGYAPHPYMWAPRPLVPPFGSPYAAMYPNGAYPHASMPLGSHAPHPGATEAVVMATPLNVEAPDISLGCKDKWLVTKLNATVGNKTSKNASGAHGNELSQSGYNSADGSSNGSDGSNSAGGSSNHVKVGSEDRPSSDERNIDSNINSANGGGKTSSKVSFGVSGTPTDIAGNRVRNKASPGPAQPLVVKNTGTPVPSSAIPMMPGCNGVPSELWIQDERTLKREKRKQSNRESARRSRLRKQAENEELGKKVDTLVAENTNLRSEISQLISSSDALRTENSVLLKKLKNLQTIHAEEPSLPNAEIEGAPSIVAVNLLSMIDKPNSISSGENLESGSADDPDGKLQQLLDTNPRTEVAETVLTMIPVTVQDK; this is encoded by the exons ATGGGAAATAATGAAGCTGCAACACCTTCAAAGACCGAGAAATTGCCTTCACCTGTGCAG CCTGCACTTCATCCATATGCTGACTGGGCAGCTATGCAG GCATATTATGGTCCTGGAATGATGCATCCTTATTTCAGCACTTCGGTTGTACCTGGTTATGCACCGCATCCATACATGTGGGCTCCTCGG CCGCTTGTTCCACCTTTTGGGTCACCATATGCTGCAATGTATCCAAATGGAGCTTATCCACACGCATCAATGCCTCTT GGTTCTCATGCACCACATCCTGGCGCAACTGAGGCAGTTGTG ATGGCAACCCCTTTGAACGTAGAAGCTCCTGATATATCATTGGGATGCAAGGACAAATGGTTAGTGACTAAGCTTAATGCAACTGTGggaaacaaaacttcaaagaatgCATCAGGTGCTCATGGGAATGAGCTGTCACAAAG CGGGTATAATAGTGCAGATGGGTCAAGTAATGGAAGTGATGGGAGTAATTCGGCAGGA GGGTCTAGCAACCACGTAAAGGTTGGTTCAGAAGATAGGCCATCATCAG ATGAAAGAAACATTGACTCAAATATCAATTCTGCTAATGGTGGAGGAAAAACTTCCTCCAAAGTCTCTTTTGGAGTTTCTGGGACACCTACTGATATTGCTGGAAATCGAGTGAGAAATAAAGCTTCCCCTGGTCCAGCACAACCATTGGTAGTGAAAAACACCGGCACCCCTGTCCCTTCATCAGCAATTCCTATGATGCCTGGTTGTAATGGCGTACCTTCTGAACTATGGATACAG GATGAGCGAACACTGAAACGGGAGAAAAGAAAACAGTCTAACAGAGagtctgccagaagatcaaggtTGAGAAAACAG GCTGAAAATGAGGAGCTTGGAAAGAAAGTGGATACCCTGGTTGCTGAAAACACAAATCTTCGCTCTGAAATTAGTCAACTTATCTCAAGCTCTGATGCACTGAGGACCGAAAACTCAGTTTTATTG AAGAAACTTAAGAATCTCCAAACAATCCACGCCGAGGAACCATCTCTTCCTAACGCAGAGATTGAAGGTGCACCATCAATTGTTGCTGTAAACTTACTGTCGATGATTGATAAACCAAACTCGATTAGCTCGGGTGAAAATCTAGAATCCGGCAGTGCTGATGACCCAGATGGCAAGCTTCAGCAGCTTCTTGACACTAATCCAAGAACAGAAGTTGCTGAAACTGTGTTGACCATGATTCCAGTGACTGTGCAGGACAAGTGA